Proteins co-encoded in one bacterium genomic window:
- the rpsH gene encoding 30S ribosomal protein S8, translated as MMTDPVGDMLARIRNAGGARHAQVSCPASKLKLAVAQVLADEGFVGAVSNDGDDKKPTMTIDLRYQDDGKLMIEGMRRVSKPGRRIYVGAGEVKQVRAGLGMAILSTSKGVICDRDARAQKVGGEVICEVW; from the coding sequence ATGATGACCGACCCGGTTGGTGACATGTTGGCTCGCATCCGAAACGCGGGCGGCGCGCGACACGCGCAGGTGAGCTGCCCCGCTTCGAAGCTCAAGCTCGCAGTGGCTCAGGTCCTCGCCGACGAGGGTTTCGTCGGCGCCGTCTCGAACGACGGGGACGACAAGAAGCCCACGATGACGATCGACCTCCGGTATCAAGACGACGGCAAGCTCATGATCGAGGGCATGCGGCGCGTCTCGAAGCCGGGGCGTCGGATCTACGTCGGTGCGGGCGAGGTCAAGCAGGTTCGTGCCGGTCTCGGCATGGCCATCCTCTCGACGTCCAAGGGCGTCATCTGTGATCGCGACGCCCGGGCCCAGAAGGTCGGCGGCGAAGTGATCTGCGAGGTCTGGTAG
- the rplE gene encoding 50S ribosomal protein L5, whose amino-acid sequence MSDEVSGQPRLKTQYDETIRPKLQEEFGYGNVNQIPKVEKVVVNIGLGEATTNPKLLERAMEELAQITGQKPVMRRAKKSVSNFKLREGQPIGCSVTLRGARQWEFLDRLLNVALPRVRDFSGVSPKAFDGRGNYTLGVREQTIFPEVDYDKVEKVTGMNVTLVTTATTDAEAKSLLTHLGVPFRQ is encoded by the coding sequence ATGTCCGACGAAGTTTCCGGGCAGCCCCGCCTGAAGACCCAGTACGACGAGACGATCCGTCCGAAGCTCCAGGAGGAGTTCGGCTACGGCAACGTCAACCAGATCCCGAAGGTGGAGAAGGTGGTCGTGAACATCGGCCTCGGCGAGGCCACCACGAACCCGAAGCTGCTCGAGCGCGCGATGGAAGAGCTGGCGCAGATCACCGGTCAGAAGCCGGTCATGCGCCGCGCCAAGAAGAGCGTGTCGAACTTCAAGCTTCGCGAAGGCCAGCCCATCGGCTGCAGCGTCACGCTCCGCGGCGCCCGCCAGTGGGAATTCCTGGACCGCCTGCTCAACGTGGCTCTGCCGCGAGTGCGCGACTTCTCCGGCGTGTCGCCGAAGGCCTTCGACGGCCGTGGCAACTACACGCTGGGAGTTCGAGAGCAGACGATCTTTCCGGAAGTGGACTACGACAAGGTCGAGAAGGTGACCGGCATGAACGTCACCCTCGTCACGACCGCAACCACCGATGCCGAGGCGAAGAGTCTTCTGACCCACCTCGGCGTGCCCTTTCGTCAGTAG
- the rplN gene encoding 50S ribosomal protein L14 — MIQAESTLQVADNSGARKVKCIRVLGGSRRRFASVGDIIVVAVKEAIPNARVKKGEVRRAVIVRTKKAISRPDGTHILFDENAAVLINKDKEVVGTRIFGPVARELRGAGFMRIVSLAPEVL; from the coding sequence ATGATTCAAGCTGAATCCACACTCCAGGTGGCGGACAACTCGGGTGCACGGAAGGTGAAGTGCATCCGGGTGCTCGGCGGCTCGCGCCGTCGTTTCGCCTCCGTGGGCGACATCATCGTGGTGGCGGTCAAGGAAGCCATCCCGAATGCCCGCGTGAAGAAGGGCGAGGTTCGCCGCGCGGTGATCGTGCGGACGAAGAAGGCGATCTCGCGGCCCGACGGGACGCACATCCTCTTCGACGAGAACGCCGCCGTCCTGATCAACAAGGACAAGGAAGTCGTCGGGACCCGTATCTTCGGTCCCGTTGCCCGCGAGCTGCGCGGCGCCGGCTTCATGCGCATCGTTTCGCTTGCGCCGGAGGTGCTCTGA
- the rpsQ gene encoding 30S ribosomal protein S17 encodes MSERGSRRTLIGTVVSNKMDKTVVVRVERLVQDKRYKKYIRRYSRFMAHDESNDCAEGDQVRIIEHRPLSKRKRWKVQETLEKATQI; translated from the coding sequence GTGAGCGAACGAGGAAGTCGAAGAACCCTGATCGGGACCGTGGTCAGCAACAAGATGGACAAGACCGTCGTCGTGCGTGTCGAGCGTCTCGTGCAGGACAAGCGGTACAAGAAGTACATCCGTCGTTATTCGCGCTTCATGGCGCACGACGAGAGCAATGATTGCGCCGAGGGCGACCAGGTTCGGATCATCGAACACCGGCCGCTCTCCAAGCGGAAGCGCTGGAAGGTCCAGGAGACGCTCGAGAAGGCGACGCAGATCTAG
- the rpmC gene encoding 50S ribosomal protein L29, with protein MKASELRDLSENELEQKGKELRDELFSAKIRRATEQLENTAVLGQLKKDIARVETLLTEKRAVGNTPGQGA; from the coding sequence ATGAAGGCCTCCGAACTACGAGATCTCTCCGAGAACGAACTCGAGCAGAAGGGCAAGGAGCTCCGCGACGAGCTCTTCAGCGCGAAGATCCGACGCGCGACCGAGCAGCTCGAGAACACCGCCGTGCTGGGGCAGCTGAAGAAGGACATCGCGCGAGTCGAGACCCTTCTCACCGAGAAGCGCGCAGTCGGCAACACCCCCGGGCAGGGAGCATAG